The Thiorhodovibrio frisius genome segment AATTTTCAGATCATGTTTGCGCCATGCAATGAAGTGGACGACAAAGTTGACCCCACCGATGAGCATAAACACGGTCGCGATGGTCTCAATGGTCAGACTGTTGAAGTAGCTAAAGCTGGCGTCATGGGTGGAGAAACCGCCGGTGGCCACAGTGCTAAAGGCATGACCAATGGCGTCGAAGCCGGTCATGCCGGCAAACCAATAAAACAGCGCGCAGGTCAGTGTCAGCCCGAAATAGAGCAGCCATAGGGCGCGCGCGGTCTCGGCCATGCGCGGGGTGGGCTTTTCGTACTTGGCCACGCCCGATGCCTCGGCGCGATAGAGCTGCATACCGCCGACCCCCATCAGCGGCAGAATGGCGACAGCCAGCACGATGATGCCCATGCCGCCGAGCCATTGAATTTGCTGGCGATGGTAGAGAATCGACTTGGGCAGTTCATCAAGCCCGATGATCACGGTCGCGCCCGTGGTGGTAAACCCGGAGATGGACTCGAACACGGCATCGGTCAAGCTAAGCTCCAGGCCAAGAAGAAAGGGCAGCGCCCCCACCAGGCCCAACACCACCCAGAACAGGGTGACAATCAAGAAGCCCTCACGCACCGTCAGGCTGCTCTTGGCACGCATATTGGGCAGCCAGAGCACCCCGCCGACCAGGGTGCTCACCAGCACCGACAGGCCGAACACCTCCCACTGGCCGTCACCGTAAAACAGGGAGACGCCAAGGGAGGGCAGAAAACTCAGGCTGTAGAGCATGAGCAAAATGCCGAACAGCCGGAAAATAGCGCGCCAGTGCATCCGCGGCTCCGTGTTCGTTTAGGCTGCTTGCCCGGTCGCGGGTGTCGGCCAGTCCTGGCCGGTCAATCTTAGCCGGTCATTCTCGTTAGTCAGTCTCACCCGCCGGGCTCCACCGGCGAATCCGGCTTGGCCTCGCGGCGCAAATGCCGCTTGGTGCGATGCAGCAGGAACCAGGTCAGACCAGCGATGACCGGCACAGCAACAGCAAGACCCAGGGTCGGGTTGACGGGATAACCGGAGGCCTCCAGACCCTTGAGCAGAT includes the following:
- a CDS encoding TrkH family potassium uptake protein is translated as MHWRAIFRLFGILLMLYSLSFLPSLGVSLFYGDGQWEVFGLSVLVSTLVGGVLWLPNMRAKSSLTVREGFLIVTLFWVVLGLVGALPFLLGLELSLTDAVFESISGFTTTGATVIIGLDELPKSILYHRQQIQWLGGMGIIVLAVAILPLMGVGGMQLYRAEASGVAKYEKPTPRMAETARALWLLYFGLTLTCALFYWFAGMTGFDAIGHAFSTVATGGFSTHDASFSYFNSLTIETIATVFMLIGGVNFVVHFIAWRKHDLKIYITDPEVRTYGLIFLGGASVVALSLWWAGVYGDGWEAWRYAAFQSASVLTGTGYSTATFAAWPLHVPMSLVILAFVGGCGGSTAGGLKVLRVMLLAKLGVRQLFQLAHPQAMATIKIGKRPVRDDVLFSVWGFYVLYIVTALLLTLAMMATGLELETAFGAVVATINLLGPGLGEVATSFTTMDPVVKWLGVFGMLAGRLEIFTLLILFLPAYWRH